In Miscanthus floridulus cultivar M001 chromosome 5, ASM1932011v1, whole genome shotgun sequence, one genomic interval encodes:
- the LOC136449682 gene encoding rust resistance kinase Lr10-like — MANSSAFLSAAGKFMAIFSLVSVLINSAAADDPEKLRCPSFSCGHLKNIHSPFRLQGDPPGCGFQSYELVCSDSKATIQISTGRYLVTNISYTDSIFWVVDENLDNSSCPIPERNQHPYRYGLQAEGTTLLYPDAITWAAFVSCSQLIRSVVSLSTSCCGVNYRPVTCRSMKSFFVYVLTTSETWVQNIQPSCRFLSMIPLGSWHVRAPSNASFEDVVKFMRKGFAVRFPMQNEDWTYHWVINTCLYDSMSYFDTEISSSSILNRTSAIAGIGLHFLRCVNDYSYRTKLFWAAVTIISAIDTAKFIIGFAILSRFVFAPLAVLTFLAYKYWKTRISIDAVEKFLQMQQALNPTRYAYTEITAITGHFREKLGQGGYGSVYKGTLPGDVHVAVKMLGNSLCNGDEFISEVSTIGSIHHVNIVRLVGFCSEEMRRALVYEYMPRGSLDKYIFSSEQRFSWDKLNEIALGIARGINYLHQGCEMQILHFDIKPHNILLDNNFTPKIADFGLAKLYPRDNSFVPVSAARGTIGYIAPEMISRNFGVVSCKSDVYSFGMLLLEMAGGRRNSDQHAERRSQTYYPAWVYNHLTRQEVGEICEAFDIHEVERKLCVVGLWCIQMNSHDRPTMSEVIGMLEAGVDGLQIPPEPFFCGDEQNSVAGTFHFSSELSAISENE; from the exons ATGGCAAACTCCAGTGCATTTCTTTCTGCTGCCGGCAAATTCATGGCCATCTTTTCTCTGGTTTCTGTTCTAATAAATTCTGCTGCGGCAGATGATCCAGAGAAGCTCAGGTGCCCTTCTTTCTCCTGTGGGCATCTAAAAAATATCCATTCTCCTTTTCGTCTACAAGGTGATCCCCCTGGATGCGGCTTTCAATCATACGAGCTAGTTTGTAGTGATAGCAAGGCTACGATTCAAATCAGCACAGGAAGATACTTGGTGACTAATATCTCCTACACTGACTCAATTTTCTGGGTTGTTGATGAGAATTTGGATAACAGCAGCTGTCCTATTCCGGAGAGGAATCAACATCCATATAGATATGGTTTACAAGCAGAAGGCACCACGCTGTTATACCCTGATGCTATTACATGGGCTGCCTTTGTGAGCTGTTCACAGCTGATAAGaagtgttgtttccttgtcaacCTCTTGCTGTGGTGTCAATTACAGGCCTGTCACGTGCAGGAGCATGAAGAGTTTTTTTGTTTATGTCTTGACTACTTCTGAAACTTGGGTTCAAAACATTCAGCCTTCATGTAGATTCTTGTCCATGATTCCTTTGGGCAGTTGGCATGTGAGGGCACCAAGTAATGCAAGTTTTGAAGATGTTGTAAAATTTATGAGGAAGGGATTTGCTGTTAGGTTTCCTATGCAAAATGAAGACTGGACATACCATTGGGTCATCAATACATGCCTGTATGATTCAATGAG CTATTTCGACACTGAAATATCTAGTTCAAGCATCCTGAACCGGACTTCTGCCATTGCTGGGATCGGCCTGCATTTCTTAAGATGTGTAAATGATTACTCCTACCGAACTAAATTATTTTGGGCTGCAGTCACCATAATATCTGCTATAGACACTGCTAAGTTCATAATAG GATTCGCAATACTATCAAGGTTTGTATTTGCACCATTAGCTGTATTGACCTTTCTCGCCTACAAATACTGGAAAACAAGGATATCTATTGATGCAGTCGAGAAGTTTCTTCAAATGCAACAAGCTCTTAACCCAACAAGGTATGCCTATACTGAGATCACTGCAATTACAGGGCACTTCAGAGAGAAGCTGGGCCAAGGAGGCTATGGGTCTGTGTATAAAGGCACGCTTCCAGGTGATGTCCATGTTGCTGTCAAAATGTTGGGCAATTCGTTGTGCAATGGAGACGAATTTATCAGTGAGGTGTCCACCATCGGAAGTATTCACCATGTCAATATAGTCCGTCTCGTGGGGTTTTGCTCAGAAGAAATGAGGAGGGCGCTCGTCTATGAGTACATGCCTCGTGGATCTCTTGATAAGTACATCTTCTCATCTGAGCAAAGATTTTCCTGGGATAAGCTCAATGAAATAGCTTTAGGCATTGCCAGAGGAATAAACTACTTGCACCAAGGATGTGAAATGCAGATACTGCACTTTGACATCAAACCACACAACATCCTTTTAGACAATAACTTCACTCCTAAAATTGCCGACTTCGGGCTAGCCAAATTGTACCCCAGGGACAACAGCTTTGTGCCGGTGAGCGCTGCACGGGGAACTATTGGGTACATAGCTCCGGAGATGATATCCCGTAATTTTGGTGTTGTTTCATGCAAGTCAGATGTTTACAGCTTTGGGATGCTATTGCTGGAGATGGCTGGGGGACGAAGGAACTCAGACCAACATGCAGAAAGGAGAAGCCAGACGTACTACCCAGCTTGGGTGTATAATCATCTAACTCGGCAAGAGGTAGGCGAGATTTGCGAAGCTTTTGATATCCATGAGGTGGAGAGGAAGCTGTGCGTTGTTGGGCTATGGTGCATTCAGATGAACTCACATGATCGACCAACGATGAGTGAGGTCATTGGGATGCTTGAAGCTGGCGTTGATGGTCTGCAGATACCTCCCGAGCCATTCTTCTGTGGGGATGAGCAGAATTCTGTAGCTGGTACTTTCCATTTCTCTTCGGAGTTGAGTGCAATCTCGGAGAATGAATGA